Proteins from a genomic interval of Capsicum annuum cultivar UCD-10X-F1 chromosome 4, UCD10Xv1.1, whole genome shotgun sequence:
- the LOC107867324 gene encoding phosphoenolpyruvate carboxykinase (ATP) 1 has product MASNVLGNGEFSFDNKRRTGLPKIQTQKTDDENVVCHDDSATPVKAQTLDELHSLQKKKSAPTTPIKSPHVFGVAVSEEERQKQQLQSISASLASLTRETGPKVVKGDPARQAETPKVQHPVHHHPTPTLNVSDSGLKFTHILYNLSPAELYEQAIKYEKGSFITSSGALATLSGAKTGRSPRDKRVVRDETTEDDLWWGKGSPNIEMDEQTFLINRERAVDYLCSLEKVFVNDQFLNWDPNNRIKVRIVSARAYHSLFMHNMCIRPTPEELEDFGTPDFTIYNAGQFPCNRYTHYMTSSTSIDINLARREMVILGTQYAGEMKKGLFGVMHYLMPKRNILSLHSGCNMGKEGDVALFFGLSGTGKTTLSTDHNRYLIGDDEHCWSEHGVSNIEGGCYAKCIDLSREKEPDIWNAIKFGTVLENVVFEDHTREVDYTDKSVTENTRAAYPIEYIPNAKIPCVGPHPKNVILLACDAFGVLPPVSKLNLAQTMYHFISGYTALVAGTEDGIKEPTATFSACFGAAFIMLHPTKYAAMLAEKMQKHGATGWLVNTGWSGGSYGSGSRIKLAYTRKIIDAIHSGALLNAEYKKTEVFGLEIPTALKGVPSEILDPANTWPDKKAHKDTLLKLGGLFRKNFEVFTNYKIGTDGNLTEEILAAGPTF; this is encoded by the exons ATGGCGTCGAACGTATTAGGAAATGGAGAATTCAGTTTTGATAACAAGAGGAGGACTGGCTTACCGAAGATCCAGACACAGAAAACTGATGATGAAAACGTGGTTTGCCACGATGACAGTGCAACGCCGGTGAAAGCTCAGACGCTGGACGAATTGCATTCACTTCAGAAGAAGAAATCGGCGCCGACTACTCCGATTAAGTCTCCTCATGTATTTGGTGTTGCCGTTTCTGAAGAAGAACGCCAGAAACAACAGCTCCAATCCATTAG TGCATCATTGGCTTCATTGACACGAGAGACAGGGCCAAAAGTGGTAAAAGGAGACCCAGCAAGGCAAGCTGAAACACCAAAGGTGCAACACCCGGTTCATCACCACCCCACCCCTACGCTTAACGTTAGTGACAGTGGCCTCAAGTTTACCCACATCCTGTACAATCTTTCTCCTGCTG AGCTGTATGAGCAAGCAATCAAGTATGAAAAGGGATCATTCATCACGTCAAGTGGTGCTTTGGCCACACTTTCCGGAGCCAAAACGGGACGTTCACCTAGAGACAAACGTGTTGTTAGAGATGAAACCACTGAGGATGACCTTTGGTGGGGAAA GGGCTCACCCAATATCGAAATGGACGAGCAGACTTTCTTAATCAACAGAGAAAGAGCTGTTGATTACTTGTGCTCTTTAGAGAAG GTGTTTGTGAATGATCAGTTCCTCAACTGGGATCCAAACAACCGTATCAAAGTTAGAATTGTATCTGCCAGAGCCTATCACTCCTTGTTCATGCACAACAT GTGTATCCGACCCACTCCAGAAGAGCTGGAGGATTTTGGTACTCCGGACTTCACGATATACAATGCTGGTCAATTCCCATGTAACCGTTACACCCACTATATGACTTCCTCCACTAGCATAGACATCAATCTCGCTAGGAGGGAAATGGTCATCCTTGGCACACAGTATGCTGGGGAAATGAAGAAAGGTCTTTTCGGCGTAATGCACTATCTAATGCCTAAGCGCAATATCCTCTCTCTACACTCTGGCTGCAATATGGGAAAAGAAGGAGATGTAGCCCTCTTCTTTGGATTATCAG GAACTGGGAAGACAACACTGTCTACTGATCACAACCGATACCTGATTGGAGATGACGAACACTGCTGGAGTGAACATGGTGTCTCTAACATTGAGGGAGGTTGCTATGCCAAATGCATAGACCTTTCAAGGGAGAAGGAGCCTGACATCTGGAATGCCATCAAGTTTGGCACTG TGCTGGAAAATGTGGTGTTTGAAGACCATACCCGAGAAGTGGATTATACAGACAAATCTGTAACAG AGAACACCAGGGCGGCATATCCAATTGAATACATCCCAAATGCTAAAATACCATGTGTTGGTCCTCATCCAAAGAACGTCATTCTCCTTGCATGTGATGCATTCGGTGTGCTTCCACCAGTCAGCAAATTGAACTTGGCACAGACAATGTACCACTTCATCAGTGGCTACACTGCTCTG GTCGCAGGAACAGAGGATGGTATTAAGGAGCCTACAGCAACATTTTCAGCTTGTTTCGGTGCAGCATTTATCATGCTTCATCCAACGAAATATGCGGCCATGCTGGCTGAGAAGATGCAGAAACATGGAGCTACAGGATGGCTGGTGAACACTGGCTGGTCAGGTGGAAG CTATGGATCAGGCAGCCGAATAAAGTTGGCATACACAAGGAAGATCATCGATGCCATCCACTCGGGTGCCCTTTTGAATGCTGAATACAAGAAGACCGAGGTATTTGGGCTGGAGATTCCAACTGCACTTAAGGGGGTACCTTCTGAGATTCTGGATCCTGCGAACACT tgGCCTGACAAGAAGGCTCACAAAGATACCCTGTTGAAGCTGGGAGGCCTCTTTAGGAAGAATTTTGAGGTGTTCACAAACTACAAGATTGGAACAGATGGCAACTTGACTGAGGAGATCCTGGCAGCTGGTCCAACCTTCTAA
- the LOC107867322 gene encoding ubiquitin-fold modifier-conjugating enzyme 1: MEGWDPNTKSTLTQIPLLTIKAGPRDGAAWTQRLKEEYKALIAYTSMNKSKDNDWFRISAANPEGTRWKGKCWYVHNLLKYEFDLQFDVPVTYPSTAPELELPELDGKTEKMYRGGKICLTVHFKPLWAKNCPRFGIAHALCLGLAPWLAAEIPVLVDSGMIKHKDDVATSSES; this comes from the exons ATGGAGGGTTGGGATCCGAATACGAAATCAACCCTAACTCAAATCCCTTTGTTAACAATCAAAGCCGGTCCACGTGACGGCGCAGCATGGACACAGAGATTGAAGGAAGAGTACAAAGCCCTAATTGCATACACATCGATGAACAAATCGAAGGATAATGATTGGTTCCGTATATCTGCTGCTAATCCTGAAGGGACACGTTGGAAAGGGAAGTGTTGGTATGTACATAATCTGCTTAAGTATGAGTTTGATTTGCAGTTTGATGTGCCGGTTACGTATCCGTCAACTGCTCCTGAACTTGAGTTGCCTGAACTTGATGGGAAGACGGAAAAG ATGTACAGGGGAGGGAAAATATGCTTGACAGTGCATTTCAAGCCGCTATGGGCGAAGAATTG CCCCAGATTTGGCATTGCACATGCGCTCTGTTTGGGTCTTGCACCATGGCTTGCTGCAGAGATTCCTGTTCTTGTTGATTCTGGCATGATTAAACACAAAGATGATGTGGCCACATCCAGTGAATCTTGA